TCGGACCTTGAATTGACCGGCGTTGTTCCGCTGCCGGATCAACTGGAAGCGGTGGGCCTGTCCCTGAGTGCGACGAAGTTCTTCGGCGGCGAGGACGAGGATAATTGGCGGGCCACGTTGATCATTCGTCCCGGGATATTCTGGGACGGGTCCGGTTCATCAAGCGATGGTTTCAACGCTTCGACCCTATTGAGCGTGGGCAAACGCTACAGCCCGACTTTGGCGTGGGATGTAGGCGTCCGGTTCTATCCCGACAGTAAGGATGAGGTGCTTCCGGTCTTTGGGGTGCGTTGGGATTTTCACCCCGACTGGATGCTTTCGGTAGGATTTCCCCGAACGGAAGTCACCTACAAGCTGGCTCCGAATTGGACCCTGAAAGGAGGCCTGCGATTCCAGGGAGGCACGTATCATGTCGGAACGGCTTTGGCGCCCGGACTCGGCGACACCTATCTGGAGTATCGTGAAATGCGCGTAGGTGGCGGATTCGAATGGAGGATCAACGATTCGCTCTCGGTGAATCTTGACGGCGGCCTGGTGGTTGATCGTCGGTTCGACTACTTCGACCGTGGCTACGAATTGAAAGGAGATTCGACCGCCTATTTTTCCATCGGAATATCCGCGCGCTTCTAGTCGGAGCCCGCTGCAACGAGCATCAAGTTCCCCTGCGATGGCCAATGATTGGGCGCGCGGACGGATGAAAAAGAGGCCGAAGCTCCTCGTATCAGTCTTCGTCGGGAAGCATGAGCGTGAGCACCGGTTCATCCGCGTTGCCAGAACCGATGTGCAGTTTGATGGCATGGATCTTTCCTGTGATGCCAACCTCAAAGGATGGCATGCGAGGAGTGTCAGCCGAAGCGAGCGGCGCGGTCGGCGAACTCGCGACGGAGGCCACCGCAGACGAGCGCACAAAGCTCGTGGACCATGGGGTCAGCCACTGCGTAGAAGACTTGCAAGCCCTCGCGTCGGCGGGCAACGAGGCCGGTAGCGGCAAGAGTCTGCAAATGCCGGGAAATGTTGGTCTGGGTGCCACCGGTAGCGTCCACGATCTCGCCGACAGGGCGCTCACCCGTCATAAGCGCCTGAAGGATGCGCAGGCGGGTGGGTTCACCGAGCACGGCGAAACGGCGGGCGACCAGTTGCAGCGCATCCTCGTCCATTGGCATCGGTTTCTTTTGCGACATAGTCGGATCCAAGCGAGGTCTTGACAGTATGTCAATTATATGCGCATATGCTCATATATGAACATAAATGCCAGGAGAAACGGATTGAGAGTAGTGATTGTCGGCGGCGTGGCCGCAGGCGCTTCGGCGGCGGCTCGGGCGAGAAGGCTGGATGAGTCGGCGCGGATCACGGTGGTGGAGCGCGGGCCGGATGTGTCGTTCGCCAATTGTGGGCTGCCCTATCACGTGGGTGGGGAAATCGCCGACCGTTCCCGGCTGGCCGTGCACACACCGGAGAGCCTGTCGGCGCTGCTCGACATCGAGGTGCTGACGCATACGGAGGTAACAAAAATCGACCGGAAGCGCAAAGTTCTGGAGGTTCGCGGGGTGAAGACCAACTCGTGCCGCGAGTTGGCCTACGACCGGCTGATCCTCGCGCCTGGGGCCTTGCCGCTGCGGCCGCCGTTGCCG
This genomic stretch from Termitidicoccus mucosus harbors:
- a CDS encoding DUF6268 family outer membrane beta-barrel protein; this translates as MKTTKSKYSALPDILESLRRPLLCVAIGGLAIPAAKAAEPQQGFSPDFDVTAKYSFSTNEDLERGAKVGEVEVSHVEVEAGMSFRLFEGWRFRTGVFASRSDLELTGVVPLPDQLEAVGLSLSATKFFGGEDEDNWRATLIIRPGIFWDGSGSSSDGFNASTLLSVGKRYSPTLAWDVGVRFYPDSKDEVLPVFGVRWDFHPDWMLSVGFPRTEVTYKLAPNWTLKGGLRFQGGTYHVGTALAPGLGDTYLEYREMRVGGGFEWRINDSLSVNLDGGLVVDRRFDYFDRGYELKGDSTAYFSIGISARF
- a CDS encoding ArsR/SmtB family transcription factor; the encoded protein is MSQKKPMPMDEDALQLVARRFAVLGEPTRLRILQALMTGERPVGEIVDATGGTQTNISRHLQTLAATGLVARRREGLQVFYAVADPMVHELCALVCGGLRREFADRAARFG